The following are encoded together in the Astyanax mexicanus isolate ESR-SI-001 chromosome 8, AstMex3_surface, whole genome shotgun sequence genome:
- the LOC111194333 gene encoding galactose-specific lectin nattectin-like, translated as MGRFAELSLLFVCFVAFAASENHPKADLVIKPVTEDDLNALVKDQIKNKVKRAATCDSNCPFGWVKYGDRCFTYVSQYRDWTSAEAYCVSQGANLASIHTELENMFVKALVRAYDPIGNPTWIGLSACQKPYTWFWSDGTKYDYSKWNSNEPNRFNDECCVQINWLDVHTRNKEWNDNLCSGALASVCVKRLA; from the exons ATGGGTCGTTTTGCAGAACTGTCCCtgctttttgtctgttttgttgcTTTTGCAGCTTCTG aGAATCATCCAAAAGCAGATCTGGTGATAAAACCTGTAACAG AGGATGACCTGAATGCCCTAGTTAAAG ATCAAatcaaaaacaaagtgaagaggGCTGCTACATGTGATTCTAACTGTCCGTTTGGCTGGGTGAAATATGGAGATCGGTGCTTCACCTACGTTTCTCAATATAGGGACTGGACCAGTGCTGAG GCCTACTGTGTTTCTCAGGGTGCTAATCTGGCCTCCATACACACTGAACTCGAAAACATGTTTGTGAAGGCTCTTGTCCGAGCTTACGACCCCATCGGGAACCCTACATGGATCGGTCTGTCCGCCTGCCAGAAG CCGTACACCTGGTTCTGGTCTGATGGGACAAAGTACGACTACAGCAAATGGAATTCAAATGAGCCCAACCGCTTCAATGACGAATGCTGTGTGCAGATCAACTGGCTTG ATGTGCATACAAGAAACAAGGAGTGGAATGATAACCTCTGTTCAGGTGCGCTTGCTTCTGTCTGTGTGAAGAGGCTCGCCTGA